A stretch of Blattabacterium cuenoti DNA encodes these proteins:
- a CDS encoding endonuclease III domain-containing protein — protein MNNKLQHKKKIKIIENILDSLYPNPISSLYYTNEYTLLIAILLSTRSREKKVNEITKYLFQIIKTPKDTISLSIQEIKNFIKDLGLHNKKSKNIYELSLRLMNKYNNMIPHNILELKSLPGIGHKAASVFLSHVSNYPTVFPVDTHIHRMMFHWKLSNGKNIQETEKDAKRIFKKKNWKKLHLQMIFYAKEYYPLKKGNSKKDVIFQELLKNNLLNDGSLEVK, from the coding sequence ATGAATAACAAATTACAACACAAAAAAAAAATAAAAATTATTGAAAATATATTAGATTCTTTATATCCTAATCCTATTAGTTCTTTATATTATACTAATGAGTACACTTTACTGATTGCGATTCTACTATCTACAAGAAGTAGAGAAAAAAAAGTTAATGAAATAACAAAATATTTATTTCAAATAATTAAAACTCCTAAAGATACTATTTCTCTTTCCATTCAGGAAATAAAAAATTTTATAAAAGATTTAGGACTTCATAATAAAAAATCTAAAAATATTTATGAACTATCTCTTAGATTAATGAATAAATATAATAACATGATCCCTCATAATATTTTAGAATTAAAGTCTTTACCAGGAATAGGACATAAAGCTGCTTCTGTTTTTTTATCTCATGTATCAAATTATCCTACTGTATTTCCTGTAGATACTCATATTCATCGAATGATGTTTCATTGGAAGTTAAGTAATGGAAAAAATATTCAAGAAACGGAAAAAGATGCTAAACGTATTTTCAAAAAAAAAAATTGGAAAAAATTACATCTTCAAATGATTTTTTATGCTAAAGAATATTATCCGTTAAAAAAAGGAAATAGTAAAAAAGATGTAATTTTTCAGGAATTATTAAAAAATAACTTATTGAATGATGGTTCATTGGAAGTTAAGTAA
- a CDS encoding DUF3127 domain-containing protein: MEIIGRVKKLFEIQRFGSGFKKREMVLTTEEPYPQNILIEFIQDKVDLLENINPKDKIKVFINLRGREWTNPEGVIKYFNSIQGWKIEDSEISKKTSSTTISSPSLSSDDFDDLPF, from the coding sequence ATGGAAATTATAGGTAGAGTTAAAAAACTATTTGAAATTCAAAGGTTTGGTAGTGGTTTTAAAAAAAGAGAAATGGTATTAACCACAGAAGAACCATATCCTCAAAATATATTGATTGAATTTATTCAAGATAAGGTAGATTTATTAGAAAATATTAATCCAAAAGATAAAATAAAAGTTTTTATCAATCTTCGTGGAAGAGAATGGACAAATCCAGAAGGTGTAATTAAATATTTTAATTCTATTCAAGGATGGAAAATAGAAGATTCAGAAATTTCTAAAAAAACTTCTTCTACTACTATATCATCTCCATCTTTGTCTTCTGATGATTTTGATGATTTACCTTTCTAA
- a CDS encoding SPFH domain-containing protein produces MSIFNLLFYGILILLMLSFFSSFIFIINQQTAAIVERMGKFHSIRYAGLNFKIPILDHIIGKLTLKIQQLDILVDTKTKDNVFVKVKISVQFKVIKEKVYEAFYKLDNSHAQITSYIFDVVRAEVPKMRLDDVFERKDHIAIVVKKELEGAILGYGYSIIKALVTDLEPDEQVKQAMNRINTAEREKVAAEYKAEAERIKIVAKAKAEAESKKLQGKGTADQRREIARGILESVEVLNNVGINSQEASALIVVTQHYDTLQSMGENGNTNLILLPNSPGAASEMLNNMITSFNISNQIGENLKKKNNSKKNKS; encoded by the coding sequence ATGAGTATTTTTAATTTACTATTTTATGGAATATTGATTCTTTTAATGTTATCTTTTTTTTCCAGTTTTATATTTATAATTAATCAACAAACAGCAGCTATTGTGGAAAGAATGGGAAAATTCCATAGTATTCGTTATGCTGGATTGAATTTTAAAATTCCTATTTTAGATCACATAATAGGAAAATTAACATTGAAAATTCAACAATTGGATATTTTAGTAGATACAAAAACTAAAGATAATGTTTTTGTAAAAGTAAAAATATCAGTTCAATTTAAAGTAATTAAAGAAAAAGTGTATGAAGCTTTTTATAAATTAGATAATTCTCATGCTCAAATAACTTCTTATATATTTGATGTTGTTAGAGCCGAAGTTCCAAAAATGCGTTTAGATGATGTTTTTGAAAGAAAAGATCATATTGCTATTGTGGTAAAAAAAGAATTGGAAGGGGCCATTTTAGGATACGGATATTCTATAATTAAAGCATTAGTTACAGATTTAGAACCAGATGAACAAGTAAAACAGGCTATGAATAGGATTAATACAGCTGAAAGAGAAAAAGTAGCAGCAGAATATAAAGCAGAAGCTGAAAGAATTAAAATTGTAGCTAAAGCTAAAGCAGAAGCTGAAAGTAAAAAATTGCAAGGAAAGGGGACTGCAGACCAACGTAGAGAAATAGCTAGAGGAATTTTAGAATCAGTTGAAGTATTGAATAACGTAGGAATAAATTCACAAGAAGCTTCTGCTTTAATTGTGGTAACACAACATTATGATACACTTCAATCCATGGGAGAAAATGGAAATACTAATTTAATTTTATTACCTAATTCTCCAGGTGCAGCTAGTGAAATGTTAAATAATATGATTACTTCATTCAATATTTCTAATCAAATTGGAGAAAATTTAAAAAAAAAGAATAATAGTAAAAAAAATAAATCATAA
- a CDS encoding iron-sulfur cluster assembly protein: MNKDNYLEDRIICMLKSIYDPEIPVDIYELGLIYDIQISSKKEVKIVMTLTTPNCPIAEGLLSEVDKKVKSLKEIKKVNVVLTFDPPWSKEFMSEEARLELGFL, encoded by the coding sequence ATGAATAAAGATAATTATTTGGAGGATCGTATTATTTGTATGTTAAAAAGCATATATGATCCAGAAATTCCAGTAGATATTTATGAATTAGGTCTTATTTATGATATTCAAATTTCTAGTAAAAAAGAGGTTAAAATAGTAATGACTTTAACAACGCCTAATTGCCCAATAGCTGAAGGTTTATTATCGGAAGTCGATAAAAAAGTGAAATCTCTGAAAGAAATAAAAAAAGTGAATGTAGTTTTGACATTTGATCCTCCTTGGAGTAAAGAATTTATGAGCGAAGAAGCTCGTTTAGAATTAGGGTTTTTATAA
- a CDS encoding M16 family metallopeptidase — protein sequence MFSFNRNIPPKSLKRKIIVNIDKPTVFHMKNGLKVLVIEDHKLPLVRVSLELDCNPFLEKDKTGIKKVFGQMLRSGTKNHSKEELDDMIDYMGTNLYTSFSEISISTLKKYLRKSISIVSDIAMNTKFDNLKELRKIINQRIIDISISEKDPNSILQRVKNVLYYGKNHPYGEYENYHSIKNINIHDLKKLYNKYYIPNIFYLSFIGDISKKEAKELSNLYFSKWKKKSYLDKPINNEYYLPSQIEIDIVDIPTLTQSIICFGGPISFKKSDPTYFSSILANGILGGGPQSRLFLNIREKKAYTYGAYSVLKSDRNIGYFSVYTQVRNEVTENAIRDILKEIVKITKNKVSSEELNIKKKEIIGQFILDLEDPNRLIDFFICESKNNLSSGFYKNYLSKIQLVSVNDVYQSCKKFFSIKNGRILIIGKASEILPNIKKFGYPIYYFDQFGSSLNKEV from the coding sequence ATGTTTTCATTTAATCGAAATATTCCTCCTAAGTCTTTAAAAAGAAAGATTATTGTCAATATTGATAAACCAACAGTCTTCCATATGAAAAATGGATTAAAAGTTTTGGTTATTGAAGATCATAAGCTTCCTTTAGTAAGAGTTAGTTTAGAGTTAGATTGTAATCCTTTTTTAGAAAAAGATAAAACTGGGATAAAAAAAGTATTTGGTCAAATGCTACGTTCTGGAACAAAAAATCATTCTAAGGAAGAATTAGATGATATGATTGATTATATGGGAACAAATTTATATACTTCCTTTTCTGAAATATCCATTTCTACTTTAAAAAAGTATTTAAGAAAATCTATTTCTATAGTAAGTGATATTGCAATGAATACTAAGTTCGATAATTTAAAAGAATTGAGAAAAATTATCAATCAAAGGATAATCGATATTAGTATTTCTGAAAAAGATCCCAACTCTATTTTACAACGTGTTAAAAATGTCTTATATTATGGAAAAAATCATCCATATGGAGAATATGAAAACTATCATTCTATCAAAAATATAAATATTCATGATTTAAAAAAATTGTATAATAAATATTATATACCAAATATTTTTTATCTTTCTTTTATAGGAGATATTTCTAAAAAAGAGGCAAAAGAGTTATCTAATCTTTATTTTTCCAAATGGAAAAAAAAGTCGTACCTAGATAAACCTATTAATAATGAATATTACCTACCATCTCAAATAGAGATAGATATAGTTGATATTCCTACTCTAACACAGTCTATTATTTGTTTTGGTGGTCCTATTTCTTTTAAAAAAAGTGATCCTACATATTTTTCTTCTATATTAGCTAATGGAATTTTAGGTGGAGGACCTCAAAGTCGTTTATTTTTAAATATTAGAGAAAAAAAGGCATATACATATGGAGCTTATTCTGTCTTAAAATCAGATAGAAACATTGGTTATTTTTCAGTTTATACTCAAGTAAGAAATGAAGTAACAGAGAATGCTATTAGAGATATATTAAAAGAAATTGTTAAAATAACAAAAAACAAAGTATCTTCGGAAGAATTAAATATTAAGAAAAAAGAAATAATAGGTCAATTCATTCTGGATTTAGAAGATCCTAATAGATTGATTGATTTTTTTATTTGTGAATCAAAAAATAATCTTTCTAGTGGGTTTTATAAAAATTATTTATCTAAAATACAATTAGTTAGTGTAAATGATGTATATCAATCATGTAAGAAATTTTTTTCTATCAAAAATGGAAGAATTTTAATTATTGGAAAAGCTAGTGAAATATTGCCTAATATCAAAAAATTTGGTTATCCGATTTATTATTTTGATCAATTTGGATCTTCATTAAATAAAGAAGTATGA
- a CDS encoding M16 family metallopeptidase has protein sequence MNKICLFFLMLAAMMSNHSQTKEYKKKGYDKIKFIEDKLPNGLHVILHQDNTNPLVSVSVLYHVGSKNESPGKSGFAHFFEHLMFEGSKNIKKGEYFKYIASNGGKNNAYTNHDETCYYEVLPSDRLPLALWLESERMLHAKLDRESINRQRKVVKEEKKMQVENQPYITAISEKIPSLLFKKHPYKYPIIGLDQDLDRATENDYRKFYKTYYVPNNAVLVIAGDFDVNEAKILYKKYFSSIPKGKVNFKMKKIEEPPIEKEIHSTYVDKNTKIPGVFLSYRVPKIIDKDSYVLKIIDHILSSGESSRIVKNVVNKKQIASYAGSFLETMEDYGIFIIYGLINPGGTLDHLTQIIDQEIDLLKEKGITQYELEKQINFFEKKFIYDNYSMSGIASNLSYYYLYYHDSNLINNDIDKYKKITTEDIKKVANKYLNKNNRVRLYNVPEKENTIE, from the coding sequence ATGAATAAGATTTGTTTGTTTTTCTTAATGTTAGCAGCTATGATGTCAAATCATTCACAAACTAAAGAATACAAAAAAAAAGGATATGATAAAATTAAGTTTATAGAAGATAAATTACCAAACGGCTTACATGTTATCTTGCATCAAGATAATACTAATCCCTTAGTTTCTGTTTCTGTTTTATACCATGTTGGAAGTAAAAACGAATCTCCAGGAAAATCTGGATTTGCTCATTTTTTTGAACATTTAATGTTTGAAGGTTCAAAAAATATTAAAAAGGGAGAATACTTCAAATATATAGCTTCTAATGGAGGAAAAAATAATGCTTATACTAATCATGATGAAACTTGTTACTATGAGGTTTTACCATCGGATCGTCTTCCATTAGCTTTGTGGTTAGAATCTGAAAGAATGTTACATGCAAAGTTGGATAGGGAAAGTATTAATAGACAAAGAAAAGTAGTAAAAGAAGAAAAAAAAATGCAAGTTGAAAATCAACCATATATTACAGCTATTTCAGAAAAAATTCCATCTTTATTATTTAAAAAACATCCGTATAAATATCCTATTATTGGATTAGATCAAGATTTAGATAGAGCTACAGAAAATGATTATAGGAAATTTTATAAGACATATTATGTTCCGAATAATGCTGTTTTAGTTATAGCAGGTGATTTTGATGTGAATGAAGCTAAAATATTATATAAAAAATATTTTTCCTCTATTCCAAAAGGAAAAGTAAATTTTAAAATGAAAAAAATAGAGGAACCTCCTATTGAAAAAGAAATACATTCTACATATGTAGATAAGAATACTAAAATTCCTGGAGTTTTTTTATCATATAGAGTTCCTAAAATAATAGATAAAGATTCTTATGTATTAAAAATTATAGACCATATTCTTTCTTCTGGAGAGAGTTCTAGAATCGTAAAAAATGTCGTCAATAAAAAACAAATAGCTTCTTATGCAGGTTCTTTTTTAGAGACTATGGAAGATTATGGAATTTTTATTATATACGGATTGATTAATCCTGGAGGAACATTAGATCATTTAACTCAAATAATAGATCAAGAAATTGATCTTCTGAAAGAAAAAGGAATTACACAATATGAATTGGAAAAACAAATAAATTTTTTTGAAAAAAAATTTATTTATGATAATTATTCTATGAGTGGAATTGCTTCAAATTTATCTTATTATTATTTATATTATCATGATTCTAATTTAATTAACAATGATATAGATAAATATAAAAAAATAACTACGGAAGATATCAAAAAAGTTGCTAATAAGTATTTAAATAAAAATAATAGAGTTCGTTTATATAATGTTCCAGAAAAAGAAAATACCATCGAATAA
- a CDS encoding c-type cytochrome: MKKIIFILSFFLTANAVENIKGDAKQGSDLFKKNCTACHAMNLEQKMIGPALADVTKKRSREWLHKWIINNKSLRESGDKDAIAIYKEYDNLEMNLFPQLSEKQVDDILSFIQKPNSIKKENENNDDSENKEINFYTEENKFLFKFIVFCFIILSLIIIWVLYRIQLLSKLVNNENPVSDKKNFSIKIRLKRILYDKILGRKKEKWYILSCFIGFFSLIGIYGIWNFLMKIDVNKGYKPEQPIYFSHKIHSDINGIDCQYCHSSAKEGKVSSIPSTNVCMNCHITINEYNGDYLEKGKNRNEYNEEIQKIYYAIGWDPKKRKYSKKTNPIQWIRIHNMPDFVYFDHSQHVISGKNMIKKLKKVNLVCNACHGEVQKMDQVEMSNDFTMEWCISCHKNVEIDISNQYYKTYFHKKIKKENKKITVDMIGGTECAKCHY, translated from the coding sequence ATGAAAAAAATTATTTTCATTTTGTCTTTTTTTTTAACAGCAAATGCCGTTGAAAATATAAAAGGAGATGCCAAACAAGGAAGTGATCTTTTTAAAAAAAATTGTACAGCATGTCATGCTATGAATTTAGAACAAAAAATGATAGGACCTGCTTTAGCCGATGTTACTAAAAAAAGAAGTAGAGAATGGTTACACAAATGGATCATCAACAATAAATCTTTAAGAGAAAGCGGAGATAAAGATGCTATAGCCATTTACAAAGAATATGATAATTTAGAAATGAATTTATTTCCTCAATTATCTGAAAAACAAGTAGATGATATTTTATCTTTTATTCAAAAACCCAATTCTATAAAAAAAGAAAATGAAAATAATGATGATAGTGAAAATAAAGAAATAAATTTCTATACGGAAGAAAATAAATTTTTATTTAAGTTTATAGTTTTTTGTTTTATCATTTTATCGTTAATTATAATTTGGGTTTTATATAGAATTCAACTTTTATCTAAGTTAGTTAATAATGAAAATCCTGTTTCTGATAAAAAAAACTTTTCTATAAAAATTAGATTAAAAAGGATTTTATACGATAAAATTTTAGGAAGAAAAAAAGAAAAATGGTATATACTATCTTGTTTTATAGGTTTTTTTTCATTAATAGGAATATATGGAATTTGGAATTTTTTAATGAAAATAGATGTAAATAAAGGATATAAACCAGAACAACCTATCTATTTTTCTCATAAAATTCATTCTGATATTAATGGAATTGATTGTCAATATTGTCATTCTTCTGCAAAAGAAGGAAAGGTTTCTAGTATTCCTTCAACCAATGTTTGTATGAATTGTCATATTACTATCAATGAATATAATGGAGATTATTTAGAAAAAGGAAAAAATAGAAACGAATATAATGAAGAAATACAAAAAATATATTATGCAATTGGATGGGATCCAAAAAAAAGAAAATATTCAAAGAAAACAAATCCTATTCAATGGATACGTATACATAATATGCCAGATTTTGTGTATTTTGATCATTCTCAACATGTTATATCTGGAAAAAACATGATAAAAAAATTAAAAAAAGTAAATTTAGTTTGTAACGCTTGTCATGGGGAAGTACAAAAAATGGATCAAGTAGAAATGTCTAATGATTTTACCATGGAATGGTGTATTTCTTGTCATAAAAATGTGGAAATAGATATAAGTAATCAATACTATAAAACATATTTTCATAAAAAAATAAAAAAAGAAAATAAAAAAATAACAGTTGATATGATTGGTGGAACTGAATGTGCTAAATGTCATTATTGA
- a CDS encoding 4Fe-4S dicluster domain-containing protein produces MKSKKNINDDTHFIQDFFKEKTSRRDFLKWIGFSTASVTLAACKGPVIKSIPYVVKPDSITPGIPNYYASTMIDSFDIGCVLVKTREGRPIKIEPNSISKHFNTTSARIQSSLLSLYDEERLRHPFLKGKKSSWKKIDDYVIRYLEESLKTKKNIIFISPSFPSFSTKKLIQSFKKIYPNTKWITYDPISYSKSLNASKKIFGVRSIPFINLEKTELIISFDADFLGDWSPENMGKAYVSNRNPKKSMMQHIQIESNMSLSGANADIRISKKPFYIKKMLVEIYQKIFFGKEPKDKYIKKIISLVKKKGSKSVILADGDQESYEISYLINKKINSNALRDKKFILSKESNDDEFKKFIKNDVEKENIGCLFINNIDPIYSLPLSISKKLKEFIKKIPLTVSFSMNKNETDEIMDVLIPIPHWLESWGDTHPITNVYTLIQPTIQRIFNTRQFQESLIIWGKNKENNYYEYLKNIWEKYIIPKSNVSSFNEALFYGVVEKTDSSDILLKENLDEKKIYRYENKKIINDKKNKIEKFFELRLYTKISMGDGYQYNNPWLQELPDPITRTTWDNYLTMSYLDAIQIGVKNWNTLDGSLNGDCVSLIKNNKILIQDIPVFIQQGQAIGSIGLSFGYGQKKGKLSKFCNGKNAYHIYDDFNIIQNNIRIKKVNKIHKFACIQLQNETVDRILVKETSLNIFLKKTKEFWNEEEKISTYKGMLPTKKISSIWNQEKTEKEKNGHHFNLSIDLNACIGCGSCIIACHSENNVPIVGKEEIQKSRDMHWIRVDRYYINNNSKNKNHPNNSKKVVFQPVMCQHCEQAPCETVCPVGATSHGVQGQNMMVYNRCVGTRYCANNCPYKVRRFNWFNYANNPKFDYNMNNNLGKMVINPDVVVRTRGVMEKCSLCIQRTQYVIGTAKKENRSIKDQEFETACSISCPTKAITFGDINDEKSLISKKIKSSRSYKLLDFLGVNPNVSYQLKIRNDM; encoded by the coding sequence ATGAAATCAAAAAAAAACATAAATGACGATACTCATTTCATACAAGATTTTTTTAAAGAAAAAACTTCTAGACGTGATTTTTTAAAATGGATTGGTTTTAGTACAGCTTCAGTAACTTTAGCTGCTTGTAAAGGTCCAGTAATTAAATCTATTCCTTATGTTGTGAAACCGGATAGTATAACCCCTGGAATTCCTAATTATTATGCTTCTACTATGATAGATTCTTTTGACATAGGATGTGTTTTAGTAAAAACAAGAGAAGGTAGACCTATTAAAATAGAACCTAATTCAATTTCAAAACATTTTAATACAACTTCAGCTAGAATACAATCCTCATTATTATCTCTTTATGATGAAGAAAGATTGAGACATCCTTTTTTAAAAGGAAAAAAAAGTTCTTGGAAAAAAATAGATGATTATGTTATAAGATATTTAGAAGAATCATTGAAAACAAAAAAAAATATTATATTTATTTCTCCATCTTTTCCAAGTTTTTCTACAAAAAAATTAATTCAATCTTTTAAAAAGATATATCCAAATACTAAATGGATTACTTATGATCCTATTTCTTATTCTAAGTCATTAAATGCGTCAAAAAAAATATTTGGTGTACGATCTATTCCTTTTATTAATTTAGAAAAAACAGAACTAATAATTTCATTTGATGCGGATTTTTTAGGAGATTGGAGTCCAGAAAATATGGGAAAGGCTTATGTTTCTAATAGAAATCCTAAAAAATCTATGATGCAGCATATTCAAATAGAAAGTAATATGTCTCTATCTGGAGCCAACGCAGACATTAGAATATCTAAAAAACCTTTTTACATTAAAAAAATGTTGGTTGAAATTTATCAAAAAATTTTTTTTGGAAAGGAACCTAAAGATAAATATATCAAGAAAATCATTTCTTTAGTTAAAAAAAAAGGATCTAAAAGCGTCATTCTTGCAGATGGAGATCAAGAGTCTTATGAAATATCTTATTTAATTAACAAAAAAATTAATAGCAATGCATTAAGAGATAAAAAATTTATTCTTTCAAAAGAAAGTAATGATGATGAATTTAAAAAATTTATAAAAAATGATGTAGAAAAAGAAAATATTGGATGTTTATTTATTAATAATATAGACCCTATTTATAGTCTTCCACTATCTATTTCCAAAAAATTAAAAGAATTTATAAAAAAAATACCATTAACTGTTTCGTTTTCCATGAATAAAAATGAAACGGACGAAATAATGGATGTATTAATACCTATCCCACACTGGCTCGAATCTTGGGGAGATACTCATCCTATCACAAATGTTTATACACTTATACAACCTACAATACAACGAATTTTTAATACAAGACAATTTCAAGAATCTTTGATTATTTGGGGAAAAAATAAAGAAAATAATTATTATGAATATTTGAAAAATATTTGGGAAAAATATATTATTCCCAAATCTAATGTTTCTTCTTTTAATGAAGCTTTATTTTATGGAGTTGTAGAAAAAACCGATTCATCTGATATTCTTTTAAAAGAAAATCTTGATGAAAAAAAAATATATAGATACGAAAACAAAAAAATAATCAATGATAAAAAAAACAAAATAGAAAAATTTTTTGAACTCAGGTTATATACAAAGATTAGTATGGGAGATGGATATCAATACAATAATCCTTGGTTGCAAGAACTACCGGATCCTATTACAAGAACAACTTGGGATAATTATTTAACCATGTCTTATTTAGATGCAATTCAAATAGGGGTAAAAAATTGGAATACACTAGATGGAAGTTTAAATGGAGATTGTGTAAGCTTAATTAAAAATAATAAAATATTAATTCAAGATATTCCTGTTTTTATTCAGCAAGGACAAGCTATAGGTTCTATAGGATTATCCTTTGGGTATGGACAAAAAAAAGGTAAGTTATCAAAATTTTGTAATGGGAAAAATGCTTATCATATTTACGATGATTTTAACATTATACAAAATAATATACGGATAAAAAAAGTAAATAAAATACATAAATTTGCTTGTATACAATTACAAAATGAAACGGTTGATAGGATTTTAGTGAAAGAAACTAGTTTAAATATTTTTCTAAAAAAAACTAAAGAATTTTGGAATGAAGAAGAAAAAATATCGACTTATAAAGGAATGCTCCCTACAAAAAAAATTTCTTCTATTTGGAATCAAGAAAAAACAGAAAAAGAGAAAAACGGACATCATTTTAATTTATCCATAGATTTAAATGCTTGTATCGGATGTGGATCTTGCATTATTGCATGTCATTCAGAAAATAATGTTCCTATTGTCGGAAAGGAAGAAATACAAAAATCTAGAGATATGCATTGGATTCGTGTAGATAGATATTATATAAATAATAATTCAAAAAATAAAAATCATCCGAATAATTCAAAAAAAGTCGTTTTCCAACCAGTAATGTGTCAACATTGTGAGCAGGCCCCTTGTGAAACGGTATGTCCGGTAGGAGCCACCTCTCATGGAGTACAAGGTCAAAACATGATGGTTTATAATAGATGTGTAGGAACCCGTTATTGTGCTAATAATTGTCCTTATAAAGTAAGACGTTTTAATTGGTTTAATTATGCTAATAATCCAAAATTTGACTATAATATGAATAATAATTTAGGAAAAATGGTGATCAATCCCGATGTTGTTGTTAGAACCAGAGGAGTGATGGAAAAATGCTCTTTATGTATACAAAGAACACAATATGTTATAGGAACGGCAAAAAAAGAAAATAGAAGTATCAAAGATCAAGAATTTGAAACGGCTTGTAGTATTTCTTGTCCAACAAAAGCCATTACTTTTGGAGATATCAATGATGAAAAAAGTCTTATTTCAAAAAAAATAAAAAGTTCAAGATCTTATAAACTTCTTGATTTTCTTGGTGTTAATCCAAATGTATCTTATCAATTGAAGATAAGAAATGATATGTAA